In Aquiflexum balticum DSM 16537, a single genomic region encodes these proteins:
- a CDS encoding DUF418 domain-containing protein: MKQVVKNRIHAVDALRGFALAGIVIAHVLEQFLAGFPTDEMRAVMFSGPVDYIVDTVSFWIIRGKFFALFSLLFGLSFFIQMDNAEKSGVHYKTRYLWRLLVLLVIGVAHNSFYSGDILVIYVLFGFLLIPFHSVSNKVVLALAVILFLGGGRFLSYGIFGNESIIALNIENFDEKYMAAITGGSLFEVWRMNFISMIGKFNFQMGVLGRGYLTFAFFLLGMWIGRTRLLENLQSNTTVLKKIILWSFVGTLAMIPLFWYLFSQMESIFDFTSWWSMFALSAYDNFNFFFTIFLAAGFVYLFELPKMQKTLSWLAPYGRMALTNYVFQSLIGTFLFFNWGLGYMGQLRNIELLLIAFLIIGAQMIISFYWMKKFKYGPIEWLWRSLTYLKVQPFIISQPIPVVIKEKLD, translated from the coding sequence ATGAAACAAGTTGTAAAAAATCGGATCCATGCTGTTGATGCCTTGAGAGGCTTCGCGCTTGCAGGTATTGTAATTGCCCATGTACTGGAGCAGTTCTTAGCTGGTTTTCCAACTGATGAAATGCGGGCTGTTATGTTTTCGGGACCTGTCGACTACATAGTAGATACGGTCTCTTTTTGGATAATCAGGGGAAAGTTTTTTGCCCTGTTTTCGTTACTGTTTGGCCTTAGTTTTTTCATACAGATGGATAATGCTGAAAAAAGCGGTGTGCATTACAAAACCCGGTACCTGTGGCGTTTGTTGGTATTATTAGTAATCGGTGTGGCACATAATTCTTTCTATTCCGGGGACATCTTGGTGATTTATGTGCTTTTTGGATTTTTGCTTATCCCTTTTCACAGTGTCAGCAATAAGGTTGTACTTGCTTTAGCTGTCATTCTATTTCTAGGCGGAGGCAGGTTTTTGTCCTACGGCATATTTGGAAATGAATCCATCATAGCCCTGAATATTGAAAATTTTGATGAAAAGTATATGGCGGCGATCACAGGTGGAAGTTTATTCGAAGTATGGCGGATGAATTTTATTTCAATGATTGGCAAATTCAATTTTCAAATGGGTGTATTGGGTCGGGGCTATCTGACATTTGCTTTTTTCCTGTTGGGTATGTGGATTGGCAGAACCCGACTTCTTGAAAATCTTCAATCCAACACCACAGTTCTTAAAAAAATAATCCTGTGGTCATTTGTGGGTACACTTGCTATGATTCCTCTTTTTTGGTACTTGTTTTCCCAAATGGAAAGCATATTTGATTTCACTTCATGGTGGTCCATGTTTGCCTTATCTGCTTACGATAATTTCAATTTTTTCTTTACCATATTCTTGGCTGCCGGGTTTGTTTACCTTTTTGAATTGCCAAAAATGCAAAAAACACTCTCCTGGTTAGCTCCTTATGGACGTATGGCACTGACAAATTATGTATTTCAATCTCTGATCGGCACATTTTTATTCTTTAATTGGGGCCTTGGGTACATGGGTCAATTGAGGAATATTGAACTTCTATTGATTGCCTTTCTGATCATTGGCGCACAAATGATCATAAGCTTTTACTGGATGAAAAAATTTAAATATGGCCCCATTGAATGGCTATGGCGATCACTTACCTATTTAAAGGTACAGCCATTTATAATTTCACAACCAATTCCGGTAGTTATCAAAGAAAAATTAGATTAA
- a CDS encoding alpha/beta hydrolase, whose product MSYLQKTSTSLMAFLLFFASTVMAQDGTIYPLETPEEPNAILLGTGGVENQPAPETWFRQWGDPMARNISTATLTPFLPEPGKANGTAVIVAPGGGFSWLSMGNEGWEVAEALAAQGIAAFVLKYRLNPTPASLEDFSAWMNRPRTPAPAPSSNSTTSTTTPAPPQRDLSNQLEDAEAAYAMIVNRAKEWGVDTDRIGMIGFSAGAGLTMHSTLHSKTMKLAFIGPIYGGMGPVEVPENAPPMFNVIATDDFLFRGQFGVIDSWYKAGIPVEFHLYQNGGHGFGLGNPNRTSNRWFEAFIHWLDVNKFLTAK is encoded by the coding sequence ATGTCTTACCTACAAAAAACCTCTACCTCATTAATGGCCTTCCTACTTTTCTTTGCTTCCACCGTGATGGCACAGGACGGAACCATCTACCCTCTTGAAACACCTGAAGAACCAAACGCCATTCTACTGGGAACAGGAGGGGTGGAAAATCAACCTGCCCCTGAGACATGGTTCAGGCAGTGGGGTGATCCAATGGCCAGAAATATTTCTACCGCAACACTTACTCCCTTCCTCCCTGAACCCGGGAAGGCCAACGGTACTGCCGTGATCGTAGCGCCAGGTGGAGGGTTCAGCTGGCTATCAATGGGCAATGAGGGCTGGGAAGTGGCAGAGGCATTGGCAGCGCAGGGAATCGCCGCATTTGTGCTCAAGTACCGACTCAACCCAACTCCGGCGTCTTTGGAAGATTTTTCAGCTTGGATGAACCGGCCCCGAACTCCTGCCCCGGCTCCTTCTTCCAATTCTACGACAAGCACCACAACGCCTGCTCCTCCACAGCGTGACCTATCCAACCAACTCGAGGATGCAGAGGCAGCCTATGCCATGATCGTCAATAGGGCCAAGGAATGGGGAGTTGATACTGACCGGATAGGTATGATTGGATTTTCTGCCGGTGCAGGATTGACCATGCATTCCACCCTTCATTCCAAAACTATGAAGCTTGCTTTTATAGGCCCCATCTACGGGGGCATGGGTCCTGTCGAAGTACCAGAAAATGCGCCTCCCATGTTCAATGTGATAGCCACGGATGATTTTCTGTTCAGAGGTCAATTTGGTGTGATCGATTCTTGGTACAAAGCAGGTATCCCGGTTGAGTTTCATCTTTACCAGAACGGAGGTCACGGATTCGGTCTTGGAAATCCAAACCGCACCAGCAACCGTTGGTTTGAGGCATTTATCCACTGGCTGGATGTCAATAAGTTTCTTACTGCCAAATAA
- a CDS encoding DUF6364 family protein yields MTLSFDKKIIEKAKEFAAQQNISLSRLTEYLYAQITSGDYKTLDHMPVADWIIILAEGQAEYKKSPSRK; encoded by the coding sequence ATCACACTTTCATTTGACAAAAAAATAATTGAAAAGGCAAAGGAATTTGCAGCACAGCAAAATATCTCTCTATCCAGATTGACAGAATATTTGTATGCCCAAATCACATCCGGTGATTACAAGACTTTGGATCATATGCCAGTAGCTGACTGGATCATCATATTAGCAGAAGGACAAGCCGAATACAAGAAAAGCCCTTCTAGGAAATAG
- a CDS encoding PD40 domain-containing protein: MKRLYIYLLLIVLTTPFAFSQTGNERIFYSSYRPQGWDIWIADSQTGKIDQLTDHDALEYNPVISPDGKWIVFTSERLGNPKIFIKSLEEKSETRLLINHDSSLQDQAVISPDGNWIVFTSTHEGQSDIYRLPFQPLDTLNVDLALNLTRHKGGDFRPSFSPDGSQIIFSSDRNHPIKVHPVFVFAMRRTGDIFSMTIDGENLKRLTKNEHWDGSPCYSNDGKKIFFYSGPRDSNRIYSMDTEGGNQAAISPEGINAISPSILNDSTLVFTSFQNREFRLMSLNLKTNQVDSLFNSTSNFFGAQANKNGLITFYGGQVPSEMASNLGGFEGDLLVKGSPYSIDLNTNTVDLYAVRRAFAAPPNPTDHTLIFDNTDVRGLEDAMTYWAYSLLAIILIYVIFVGIGNRNLKSANEKPGAFLFFNIMAVAILALLAFVLYYFFIDQRAPINTVRAYLGALALFLAICIGFAHKNRTKILFGQLRNIFLFNLASALFLIIILPRLIQIPIHFYEVNYKTNEVSSIYSFTKPSNYNPLNGMVIDTKFNPSGSDLIYSVGNFRGGPSNQGDVFSLNLSSLETTRLTLSDFNDGFGDITSDKSKIVFRSGRSGFFDIYLQEGKTIQNFTSDEHRDNFPIISPQGDKIVFCSDRSGTDIEGKVKTMDLFLSFLHEDGTWSKPKRMTDDVGQDAHPHFSPDGEWIIYSSEEGGINDEEPLVQSVIFGPQIYGEIFAIHIDSDKKIRLTHNKWEDGAPLWTKGIEKD; encoded by the coding sequence ATGAAGAGATTATATATTTATTTACTCTTAATTGTACTTACAACGCCATTTGCTTTTAGTCAGACAGGAAATGAGCGTATATTCTATTCTTCCTACAGACCTCAAGGTTGGGATATTTGGATAGCTGACAGCCAAACAGGGAAAATTGATCAGCTAACTGACCATGATGCTTTAGAATATAACCCGGTAATTTCCCCAGATGGAAAATGGATAGTCTTTACCTCCGAGCGATTGGGAAATCCAAAAATATTCATCAAATCCCTGGAGGAAAAGAGTGAAACCCGCCTATTGATCAATCATGATTCTTCACTGCAAGATCAGGCAGTAATTTCTCCTGACGGAAATTGGATTGTATTCACTTCTACCCATGAAGGTCAGTCAGATATTTACAGGCTACCTTTCCAACCCTTAGACACTTTAAATGTCGACCTTGCTCTTAATCTTACGCGTCACAAAGGAGGCGATTTCAGGCCTTCATTTTCACCTGATGGATCGCAGATCATTTTTTCTAGTGACCGGAACCACCCCATTAAAGTTCACCCGGTTTTTGTCTTTGCTATGAGGCGAACAGGGGATATCTTTAGTATGACAATCGATGGGGAGAATTTAAAAAGATTAACAAAGAATGAGCATTGGGACGGAAGTCCCTGCTATTCAAATGATGGGAAGAAGATATTTTTCTACAGTGGTCCCAGAGATTCAAATAGAATATATTCGATGGATACTGAGGGCGGAAATCAGGCAGCAATTTCTCCTGAAGGAATAAATGCCATTTCACCTTCCATATTAAACGATTCAACCTTAGTTTTCACATCATTCCAAAATAGGGAGTTTAGGCTAATGAGTTTGAATCTAAAGACCAATCAAGTAGATTCCCTTTTCAATTCCACCTCAAATTTTTTCGGGGCTCAAGCCAATAAAAATGGATTAATTACTTTTTATGGAGGGCAAGTCCCTTCGGAAATGGCTTCTAATTTAGGAGGATTTGAAGGTGATTTGTTGGTGAAAGGATCTCCCTATTCCATAGATCTGAACACAAATACAGTCGATCTATACGCAGTTCGTAGGGCATTTGCCGCCCCTCCAAATCCCACTGATCATACGCTTATTTTTGATAACACCGATGTAAGAGGGCTGGAAGATGCGATGACTTATTGGGCCTATAGCCTGCTAGCCATAATACTTATCTATGTTATATTCGTTGGAATAGGCAATCGAAACCTTAAATCTGCCAATGAAAAACCTGGGGCGTTCCTTTTTTTCAATATCATGGCTGTTGCAATTCTTGCATTATTGGCTTTCGTCCTTTACTATTTCTTTATTGATCAACGTGCTCCAATCAATACTGTACGGGCTTATCTTGGGGCATTAGCCTTATTTTTAGCCATATGCATTGGTTTCGCTCATAAAAACAGAACAAAGATTTTGTTCGGACAATTAAGAAATATTTTTCTCTTTAATCTTGCGAGTGCACTTTTTCTAATCATTATTCTTCCTCGGTTGATCCAAATTCCCATTCATTTTTATGAGGTTAATTATAAGACAAATGAAGTAAGCTCAATTTATTCTTTTACCAAGCCATCTAATTATAATCCTTTAAATGGGATGGTTATTGATACAAAATTTAATCCGTCTGGAAGCGACCTGATTTATTCTGTGGGCAATTTCAGGGGTGGACCATCCAATCAAGGAGATGTTTTTTCACTTAACCTAAGTTCGTTGGAAACAACAAGACTTACCTTGTCAGATTTCAATGATGGGTTTGGAGATATCACATCTGATAAATCAAAGATTGTTTTTAGAAGTGGAAGATCAGGCTTTTTCGATATTTACTTACAAGAAGGTAAAACCATTCAAAACTTCACCTCAGATGAGCACAGAGACAATTTTCCGATCATATCTCCTCAAGGGGATAAGATTGTTTTCTGCTCGGACCGCTCAGGTACTGACATAGAAGGCAAAGTGAAAACAATGGATTTATTCCTTTCTTTCCTCCATGAAGATGGAACCTGGAGCAAACCAAAGAGAATGACTGATGATGTTGGTCAGGATGCCCATCCTCACTTTTCTCCTGATGGTGAATGGATCATTTATTCCTCCGAAGAAGGTGGCATAAATGATGAAGAACCATTGGTTCAATCTGTGATTTTTGGGCCTCAGATTTACGGTGAAATTTTTGCCATTCACATCGATTCGGATAAAAAAATCAGACTAACCCATAATAAATGGGAAGATGGAGCACCACTTTGGACCAAAGGAATAGAAAAAGATTAA
- a CDS encoding histidine kinase dimerization/phosphoacceptor domain -containing protein, translating to MKSYFFFFLFLLITKAAAQSISTEEIVTLSKKYQEKALYFREMPHFNRDSTVYYFDMAVDLLQNNKPLQYEQLAHLFRDITDRSNRSHNFNVVDSLAPIGWEYYEKIPKGQKDKVLGYDLLINWALIKIIRGEPKPGLELFVQALDLIQADTRTEVQLKILKDKGRFYYQYGLPEEKEIGIQYLKESMIGYQESDYPEKNEALVIAYKLLSYYYENSNPDSTEFYLNQLDELLPQITNPFHHTWHSYSMGNYLVLRKKYEEAESYLFKTIQLLEKYHLTTIDVYQFAHSLLGDIAEVEGRIDEAIAYYEKAKNSSIEINTKANTASFIEKLSKLYALKGDYKKALEYHVEWADTNESIELERNERSLRESELEMNVLKQDKELIAKRQQQTIYIVALLLGTVMLGLLYRNYRLEQRSNQKLEALNEELDQKNVLLDKRNAENELLLKEIHHRVKNNLEIVSSLLALQSSQIDDPNTKDAMQEGQNRVQSIGIVHQKLYQGTNLGAVEMKDYFINLGESLIGSFGAEKRVTLECAMDNLDLDIDTAVPLGLIVNELLTNTLKYAFPEGQPGKVEITLQKNGDGVLQLQVSDNGVGKSRQIKGTGFGGQLISLLTQQLNGTMQEEVKNGTRIYFDFKPEEAA from the coding sequence ATGAAAAGCTACTTTTTTTTCTTTCTTTTTCTTTTAATAACCAAAGCCGCTGCTCAAAGCATTTCAACTGAGGAAATTGTTACTTTAAGTAAAAAGTACCAGGAAAAGGCATTGTATTTTAGGGAAATGCCCCACTTTAACCGAGACAGTACTGTTTATTATTTTGACATGGCTGTTGACTTACTTCAAAACAATAAGCCGCTTCAATATGAACAATTGGCCCATTTGTTTCGAGATATTACCGACAGGTCCAATCGGTCCCATAACTTTAATGTGGTGGATTCCCTGGCACCTATAGGTTGGGAATATTATGAAAAAATCCCTAAGGGCCAAAAAGATAAAGTATTGGGTTATGATTTGTTGATCAATTGGGCTTTGATCAAAATAATAAGAGGCGAACCAAAACCGGGGCTTGAGCTTTTTGTACAAGCATTGGATCTGATTCAAGCTGATACCCGAACAGAGGTACAACTAAAAATTTTGAAAGACAAGGGCAGGTTTTATTATCAATATGGTTTGCCTGAAGAAAAAGAAATAGGAATTCAATATTTAAAAGAGAGCATGATTGGCTATCAAGAATCAGATTATCCGGAAAAAAATGAAGCCCTTGTCATTGCTTACAAACTTCTCTCTTATTATTATGAAAATTCAAACCCTGATTCGACTGAATTTTATTTAAACCAATTAGATGAGTTGTTACCTCAAATCACCAATCCCTTTCACCATACCTGGCATTCTTACTCAATGGGAAACTACCTTGTTTTAAGAAAAAAGTACGAAGAGGCTGAATCCTACCTATTTAAAACCATACAACTATTAGAAAAGTATCACTTGACTACCATTGATGTTTATCAATTTGCACATTCGCTATTGGGGGATATTGCTGAGGTAGAAGGCCGAATTGATGAAGCAATTGCCTATTATGAAAAAGCCAAGAATTCCTCAATTGAGATCAATACCAAAGCAAATACGGCAAGCTTTATCGAAAAATTATCCAAATTGTATGCGCTCAAAGGTGATTACAAGAAGGCCCTTGAATATCATGTTGAATGGGCAGATACCAACGAAAGTATCGAATTGGAAAGAAACGAAAGAAGCCTGCGAGAGAGTGAATTGGAGATGAATGTGCTCAAACAAGATAAAGAGCTTATTGCAAAACGGCAACAGCAGACTATTTATATTGTTGCCCTACTACTTGGCACTGTTATGCTCGGACTTCTATATCGCAATTATAGACTGGAACAAAGGAGCAACCAGAAATTGGAGGCACTGAATGAAGAATTAGACCAAAAAAATGTGCTGCTCGATAAACGCAATGCGGAAAATGAATTGCTGTTAAAAGAAATCCACCATCGTGTAAAAAACAACCTTGAGATAGTCAGCAGTTTGTTGGCATTACAATCATCACAGATAGATGACCCCAACACCAAAGATGCGATGCAGGAAGGGCAGAACAGGGTGCAATCCATTGGCATCGTACATCAAAAACTCTATCAGGGCACCAACCTGGGGGCCGTTGAAATGAAAGATTATTTTATCAACCTGGGTGAAAGTCTGATCGGATCTTTTGGTGCGGAAAAGCGGGTCACCCTTGAATGTGCCATGGATAACCTTGATTTGGATATTGACACCGCTGTTCCACTTGGACTAATTGTTAATGAATTGCTGACTAATACACTTAAGTATGCCTTTCCCGAAGGACAACCAGGCAAAGTTGAAATCACCCTTCAAAAGAATGGGGATGGCGTTCTTCAGTTACAGGTAAGTGACAATGGCGTAGGCAAAAGTAGGCAGATCAAAGGCACCGGCTTTGGCGGTCAGTTGATTTCGCTGCTTACCCAGCAATTAAACGGCACCATGCAGGAAGAAGTGAAGAATGGTACACGGATATATTTTGATTTTAAACCTGAAGAAGCTGCATGA
- a CDS encoding S9 family peptidase translates to MKKPLTTLLLLFLFFQLSAQSISDYLSVPFPTSLTAAPDGNAIAWVFNDQGERNVFYAQAPGYEAKKLTVFKGDIGVDIGDLTFSPDGKILVFVRGNSKNPVGEPANPAQLQESTDREIHWVDLTKGEVKSFSTGYAPLFHPAGKKLTFIKSGKVYLKDLIGTDKEDKPLFSARGSLGQLTWSPDGRLLAFTSSRVDHAFVGLFDLEKGTIYYPEPSMDHDGYPAWSPDGKKLAYLRVPNINNKLPFTSLKEANPWSIRVLNIASMKGEEVFQADRGKGSVMVRDLPATSSRLWWTPSGSIVFPWEKNNWMHLYAVNPSTKEVQHLTPGDGQVEWVESSWVPGELLITSNIGNIDRRNIWRLDLNSFDLEFLGKKEEIQWSPVRLENGLAFISSTHNRPAWPMIVQYGQEKLLAENLFPEQFPDNLAMPKALVFKAADGFETYGQLFLPKDYDANKKYPAVIFLHGGSRRQMLLGFNYGLYYSHAYAMQQFFAANGYIALTLNYRSGIGYGLDFREEENYGAGGASEVQDVMAAADYLASRSDVDASKIVPWGGSYGGFLTAHALSQAPGKFLAGVDIHGVHNWNNDIPVFAPWYKPEKFPEMAELAFKSSPMYHVKNWKEPVLLIHGDDDRNVLFSESVELLEVLRKQGVHVEQLVFPDEVHSFLLHKNWVGAYEAAFRFIQKKIHGEQKF, encoded by the coding sequence ATGAAAAAACCCCTAACCACCCTCCTCCTCCTCTTCCTCTTTTTCCAATTATCCGCCCAATCCATTTCCGACTACCTCTCGGTTCCTTTCCCGACTTCGCTGACAGCTGCTCCGGATGGCAATGCCATTGCATGGGTTTTCAATGACCAAGGGGAGCGGAATGTTTTTTATGCCCAAGCACCGGGATATGAAGCCAAAAAACTCACGGTTTTCAAAGGAGATATCGGAGTGGATATAGGGGATTTGACATTTTCACCGGATGGGAAGATTTTGGTCTTTGTAAGGGGGAATTCCAAGAACCCCGTAGGTGAACCCGCCAACCCGGCCCAATTGCAGGAAAGCACGGACAGGGAAATCCATTGGGTTGATTTGACCAAAGGAGAGGTAAAATCCTTCTCTACAGGCTACGCGCCTCTTTTTCATCCGGCTGGGAAAAAGTTGACTTTCATCAAATCAGGGAAGGTTTATTTGAAAGACTTAATAGGAACGGACAAAGAAGACAAACCCTTATTTTCAGCAAGAGGATCTTTGGGTCAGTTGACCTGGAGCCCTGATGGAAGACTATTGGCTTTTACCAGCAGCCGGGTAGACCATGCATTTGTGGGTTTGTTTGACCTGGAAAAAGGAACCATCTACTATCCCGAACCCAGCATGGACCATGATGGGTATCCTGCTTGGAGTCCGGATGGTAAAAAACTGGCCTACCTCCGGGTTCCGAATATCAACAACAAACTGCCTTTTACCTCCCTTAAGGAAGCCAATCCTTGGAGCATCCGTGTCTTGAATATCGCAAGTATGAAAGGTGAAGAAGTCTTCCAAGCCGATCGGGGTAAAGGGAGTGTGATGGTCCGCGACCTTCCTGCTACCAGTTCAAGGCTTTGGTGGACTCCCTCAGGTTCCATCGTATTTCCTTGGGAGAAAAACAATTGGATGCATCTGTATGCCGTCAATCCTTCCACCAAAGAAGTCCAACACCTTACCCCGGGAGATGGACAGGTGGAATGGGTAGAAAGCAGTTGGGTTCCCGGTGAACTCTTGATCACTTCCAATATCGGGAATATAGATCGGAGAAATATTTGGCGATTGGACCTGAATAGTTTTGATCTGGAATTTCTGGGTAAAAAAGAGGAAATCCAATGGTCTCCGGTACGGTTGGAAAATGGCTTGGCCTTTATTTCATCTACCCACAATCGACCCGCTTGGCCGATGATTGTTCAATACGGACAAGAGAAGTTATTGGCTGAAAATCTTTTCCCGGAGCAATTTCCTGATAACCTCGCCATGCCTAAGGCTTTGGTTTTTAAAGCTGCAGACGGTTTCGAAACCTACGGGCAGCTCTTTCTGCCTAAAGATTATGATGCCAACAAGAAATATCCGGCTGTGATTTTCTTGCATGGAGGCAGCAGAAGGCAAATGCTGTTGGGATTTAATTATGGGCTGTATTACAGTCATGCTTATGCGATGCAACAGTTTTTTGCCGCCAATGGCTATATCGCACTTACCTTGAATTACCGTAGCGGGATTGGCTATGGATTGGATTTCAGGGAAGAGGAGAATTATGGTGCCGGTGGGGCAAGTGAGGTACAGGATGTTATGGCCGCGGCGGACTACCTGGCTTCAAGATCCGATGTGGATGCTTCGAAAATTGTTCCTTGGGGCGGAAGTTATGGTGGATTTTTGACAGCCCACGCGCTGTCACAGGCACCCGGAAAATTTTTGGCAGGAGTGGATATCCATGGGGTACACAATTGGAACAATGATATACCAGTATTTGCCCCTTGGTACAAGCCGGAGAAATTTCCAGAAATGGCCGAATTGGCCTTCAAGTCCTCTCCCATGTACCATGTCAAAAACTGGAAAGAACCGGTTTTGTTGATCCATGGTGATGATGACCGAAATGTATTGTTTTCGGAGAGTGTGGAACTATTGGAGGTACTCAGAAAGCAGGGTGTACATGTCGAGCAGCTGGTCTTCCCGGATGAGGTGCATTCGTTTTTACTGCACAAAAATTGGGTTGGGGCGTATGAAGCGGCGTTTAGGTTTATCCAGAAAAAAATACATGGAGAGCAGAAGTTCTAA
- a CDS encoding amidohydrolase family protein, with protein MRNIFLILFLILSLNAFGQASIQYDIVLEGGRVIDSETKLDAIRNVGIQGGRIMMISSDPLAGKETLNVSGMVVSPGFIDLHVHGVSNVEQEYQLHDGVTTALELEWGIEHTGAWYASRKDKALIHYGASVNWPYERLRATGRYQEGVEELLNMVRANEREIASFIHVAAPSFTEDLTQEEMRQTLVNIKFSLEEGAIGIGVPIGYLPGTKPAEMYSVFEMAGQLDALIFTHNRQPNILATQEVIANAVLTGAPLHIVHINSMSLGQIDFALNMVSAAAQNGFDITTELYPYTAASTGLMMAMFDEGWQERLGIDYGDLQLVATGERLTEETFARNRRTNQVVIMHMMQPEWIASGIAAPGVIIGSDGMQFSKLAHPRTAGTFSRVLGKYVREDQVLDLNTAIEKMTLLPARRLEGIAPMMRFKGRIQVGADADITVFDPNTIIDKATFEGGLEFSGGIEYVLVNGTFVLKNGETVPNVFPGQGVYGKFKK; from the coding sequence ATGAGAAATATATTTTTAATCCTCTTTCTTATCCTTTCTTTAAATGCCTTTGGGCAAGCATCTATCCAATACGACATTGTTCTGGAAGGCGGTCGTGTCATCGATTCGGAAACAAAACTTGATGCGATCCGAAATGTAGGCATCCAAGGTGGCCGCATAATGATGATCAGTTCCGATCCCTTGGCAGGGAAGGAAACCCTCAATGTCAGTGGAATGGTAGTTTCTCCCGGTTTTATTGACCTGCATGTGCACGGCGTAAGCAATGTGGAACAGGAATACCAATTGCATGATGGGGTCACAACTGCCTTAGAACTCGAATGGGGAATAGAACATACCGGTGCCTGGTATGCATCACGAAAGGACAAAGCATTGATCCATTATGGAGCGAGTGTCAACTGGCCTTATGAGCGCTTGAGGGCCACGGGAAGGTATCAGGAAGGTGTGGAGGAGCTTTTGAATATGGTCCGTGCTAATGAGCGAGAGATTGCATCCTTTATTCACGTTGCTGCCCCTTCCTTTACAGAGGATCTTACACAAGAAGAAATGAGGCAAACCCTCGTCAATATCAAATTTTCTTTGGAGGAAGGAGCTATAGGAATAGGGGTGCCTATTGGGTACTTGCCCGGCACAAAGCCGGCTGAGATGTATAGCGTCTTTGAAATGGCAGGTCAATTGGATGCCCTGATTTTTACACACAACCGCCAACCTAATATTTTGGCCACTCAGGAAGTAATAGCCAATGCCGTCCTGACAGGAGCGCCTTTACATATAGTTCACATCAACAGCATGTCGCTGGGGCAAATTGATTTTGCCTTGAACATGGTCAGTGCAGCTGCCCAAAATGGCTTTGACATCACCACGGAATTATATCCTTATACCGCCGCGTCTACAGGTCTGATGATGGCCATGTTTGATGAAGGTTGGCAGGAAAGATTGGGCATTGATTATGGGGATTTACAGTTGGTGGCTACAGGGGAAAGATTGACTGAAGAAACTTTTGCAAGAAATAGAAGAACCAATCAAGTGGTCATCATGCATATGATGCAACCTGAATGGATTGCAAGTGGAATTGCAGCGCCAGGCGTGATCATCGGATCAGATGGCATGCAATTTAGTAAACTCGCCCATCCCCGTACTGCCGGAACTTTTTCGAGGGTATTGGGAAAATATGTCAGAGAAGATCAGGTGCTTGACTTAAATACTGCCATTGAAAAAATGACTTTGCTTCCGGCAAGGCGATTGGAGGGAATTGCGCCGATGATGCGGTTCAAAGGAAGAATACAAGTAGGTGCCGATGCGGACATCACCGTTTTTGATCCCAATACCATCATTGACAAAGCGACCTTTGAAGGAGGGTTGGAGTTTTCAGGAGGAATAGAATATGTATTGGTGAACGGAACCTTTGTTTTGAAAAATGGAGAGACTGTTCCCAATGTTTTCCCAGGACAAGGGGTCTATGGGAAGTTTAAGAAATAA
- a CDS encoding DUF433 domain-containing protein: MEALLNRIELNPEILVGKPVIKGTRLSVQFILGLLAHGETPQSIIEEYPYITEEDIRACILFANEVLESNFFTQNTAL, from the coding sequence ATGGAAGCACTACTTAACAGAATTGAGTTAAACCCTGAAATATTGGTCGGGAAGCCGGTCATAAAAGGCACCCGATTGTCTGTACAATTTATACTTGGATTGCTCGCCCATGGTGAAACTCCTCAATCCATCATTGAAGAATATCCATATATCACCGAGGAGGATATCAGGGCATGCATACTGTTTGCAAACGAAGTTTTGGAAAGTAATTTTTTCACCCAAAATACTGCCTTATAA